The genomic DNA TACTGAAATAACGAACGGAATTGCTGGTACAAAGAAAAGAATCTCTGGTAGCTTCTCAAGTTTCGACCGTAATTGTGGATGCCGCAAGACCTGGCTGAATTTTTTACGCCTAATTGTTTAACAATGGGTTGCTTCCTTCGTTTCTGAGAATCTGCGTAAAACGAACCAGGGATATTAGCAATGATCCGGCGTGTCGTTGGTCAAATTACAGCCATTCGGTCAGTTtccttaaaaataaatttacagacGACTTCCTTCACGAAATTTCaatgtgaattttcgaactccgtttgaCTTTACAGTTCTTcagcgaatgaaaaaatgtcactCGTCAATTTCTGCACGTACGAGACATGCGGTGACTAGAAAACGTGTAAATCGTAGATAATCAATCGGCACTGAATGCAATTGAATAGAAAGAAGTTGAGTTgagaaagtaaattttcacCATATCACATAGAGAGACATTCAGTGAGGCGATGATTATGAGAATTGGCAGGGGCCTAATAGCCAATGCCTTTCAGAAGACAAGACAGTTATTTGCACAACTCTTTAAGACACGTATTTGCAAGTATTGTAAATTTACAAGGTCTCAATTGGTACTGTAAAGATTGGCAAAGCTCTGTTGTTTGTCAGTATAGGGGTAAAATGCAAGTGGTAAAAGCTTCTTTCGTAAGCTCATTTGCaccagagaaatttttatattgtcTGTCGAGATGTCTGAACATTACGGAACAACAGAAGAATGCACAGTATGAATATCCGGAACGAGAATGTTGATGCGGAGGCGTGCTCACAATGGATGCAGTGGGCCGTCGCTGTGATCTATGGATCATGTCGGATGATCTATGAGTTCGGAATGGAACGATCAAAGGAAATCGACTGCAAGTATGTAGCCGAGATAAATTTAACACATCATATGATCTTCGCCACGCCTGTAAGTCGCGTGATTTTTCCGGACAGGCAATTCCATTAAAGGAATCCCATCGTTGCGATAGATGACATTAATCCCGGTAAGTCGTgtccttttttatttctctccgcGAGGATTCCTCCGGCAGGAAATATAAGCGTGTGAGCCGCAATGGGCTTCCGGATACAACTGGAATCAGAAAAGCCTGGAGACCTCGTACGAAGAAAGCAGTTCCAGAATTATGGCCAAGGATTATTTCTAATCCACGTCCTTGGATGCCGAATAGATTACACAATGATGTCAGGATTTTTACACGATCTCGACACTCTGGGGTTATTGATTGATTCATTTCGTTCTAACTTTCACTTCTTATTGATGGCCAATTTCTGGCCTGCTCGATAAGTGAATCCATATCCCGTTATCGCACTTGCCACTTTATTAACATGAGCATACGCGCAAATGGGGCAGAGTTGATACAAGTAATTAGGTAACTGACTTATACTGTCCGCCAGTTCTTTCCTACCGCCTAATCACTAGACAAGTGTAAATAAATGGCAGATATCCTTGACGATGACAGGAGTCAAACATCGTCAaggagaaattttataattctatCATAAGATCCATCACTGATGAGAAACAGGAAAGAAGAATCTCTTGTCAGCCGACGAGTGAAGAGGCTCGCCATTaccattttcgaaaaaattgttttcatgcGCAGACTTTGCACATCGGATCGTAGTCTGGACACTAAAATGACTGATTTCAAAATGGGAATTGCGGTCCACCGTTTGCAATCGTGATGTGCGGATTTTATCACATTGTTTTACAGATTAGTGATCCAAAGTACATCGAAGGAAAAACCGGATTTCTGGtatagaaaaatgtttgaaaaaaaaatcgcattaGAAGAACGATCTTCGCTTTGGATCCGTGAGCTCCAGCCGAGGATCTAAGTACGCATGTACAAAATGAACGtctctgattgtgagtagAACCACCCGAGTGAAAGTTTGGTAAACAGAGCCAAGGCCCACCTGTAGCATCGTCTTAAACGTTGATATTACACAAAAACTCCTAATTGCGCTTAACATCTCGTGTGACTGATTCCCGATTGGAAACACAGACGGAATAACGCGGCTAAATCTATCAGCCTTATACcattctattcttttttttctccgactTGTACTTCCGGTTGAACAACGCTGTTGACGTGACTTGGAACCTTTTTTCGTTTACTTCGTTAACCAttcttgatattattttttttttttcccctctcctCACTGATTAGGAAAACATAAATCTTGACCTAGATTCCAGCAGCTACCATCTATCGCTACTCGTTCTATTCGTACGCGGAGTTCGATGCTAATTAAAAGGACAAACACCCGATGGCGATAGTTGCATAAGTAGCGTAACAAGATTCGTCTCCCAGTAGCAAAGGagtatcgaaaattttaaactgctCGAGTAACTTCTGTTTTAGAAAtacgagaatttttattttctgcaagATCTGAGGCTCATCACTAACAGTTGACCCCTGAACGCTTAAAGATGATTAAATCTTAAAGAAAGGAAGGCGAGGTAAGCACAGTTCTTATAACGATCAGATCAATATTCGTAGAAACATAtttttggtagaaaaaaaaccttttattACTTTAAAATTAGTGAAACCAGTTGGTAGGTATATTATTAGTACATGGCACGTACAGAATAACGtctaaaataagaaaaaagaaagaaaaaaaaaaaaaaaagcaatcaTGAACTTAGATGTTACTGAAGTAAATCCACTGAATGATTTCCTGCCCAGGCGACGCCTCACTCCTCACTCCTCACTCCTCACCCTGAACCGTGGTGCTGTCGGGATGAGTCTTGGCCCATTCGATGGCTCTCGCGATGGGCAGAGGAACCGGCGGGGTTGTCGGGAGGAAGTCACCCTCGGGCTGGTATCCGTTTTCGTCAGCGACGTAGGTGAACGTTTTGGTGGAGCCGTCGGCGTCGACCCAGGAAACGGAGCCACGTACAACCGTGACTTCGCTCCCGTCGGCGATCTTCTTTATCATGCCTTCAACTTGTTCCGAGATCCCGTTGGCTGTTTTGAACTCGGACTTGAAGCTGCCGTCGGGCTCGATGGACTGGGATTGGCTCAGAATGGCGATCGGAGTCGCCGTCGGGTCGGCGTTTTCGGCGACGGCGACCGCCGTTATGgcgaaaattgtgaaaagctGTGGAAAAGGGGAAACAGGTATTGATTTACACTTGAGGTGAAGTTATGTTgcgaatttctttgaaatcacTTGTAAATTTTagtgtgtgaaaaaaactttgcgaaattgatatttttgcactttttttctactcacgATGGTGTTCATGCTGCTGGTGTTCACTCGATGAGTTACTCGGGTACTTGGTTATTGACGTGTTGCTTGAAACCACCAAGACAGGGCCTCATATAAGGCAACCCCCACCAAAATGTGCGGCTCCCTAATTCCTCTAATGCTTGTGATAATTAGCATTGCCCCATTCTTGAGTGTCGGAATACCCCAACACTGGTGCATTTACTCCGAAGCACGGTGTCCGATAACCTTGCCTACGAGGATCTTTCCAAGGAATTTTATATTCCGACTTATTATCAATACTTGTGTACCATTCCGTACCGCGGATATCGTCTGGCATTGCTCAAGTTTCAATCGGGCAATGCGACGCTTTTATCTCCTTCAATTCACTTCATTACACAACGTtgttttaccttttttctgtTAATTTAATCACATATCAAGATTATACATGCGATGGCATCGAGTTACATTTTACACAACTTTGACAGAAAATCTTTGCCTCCTGTATCGGATTTCGATAAAAGTTATCGG from Diprion similis isolate iyDipSimi1 chromosome 2, iyDipSimi1.1, whole genome shotgun sequence includes the following:
- the LOC124411605 gene encoding endocuticle structural protein SgAbd-6-like, encoding MNTILFTIFAITAVAVAENADPTATPIAILSQSQSIEPDGSFKSEFKTANGISEQVEGMIKKIADGSEVTVVRGSVSWVDADGSTKTFTYVADENGYQPEGDFLPTTPPVPLPIARAIEWAKTHPDSTTVQGEE